In one window of Paraburkholderia phymatum STM815 DNA:
- the ruvC gene encoding crossover junction endodeoxyribonuclease RuvC produces MRILGIDPGLRVTGFGVIDQSGHQLTYVTSGVIKTADADLPTRLGTIFEGISTLIRQHAPDHSAIEKVFVNVNPQSTLLLGQARGAAICGLVSGGVPVAEYTALQLKQAVVGYGRATKEQMQQMVVRLLCLSGIPSTDAADALGMAICHAHGGGTLSTLGGIAPGLAKKGLRVRRGRLVG; encoded by the coding sequence ATGAGAATTCTCGGCATTGACCCTGGCTTGCGCGTGACCGGCTTCGGCGTGATCGATCAGTCCGGCCATCAGCTGACTTACGTGACGAGCGGCGTCATCAAAACAGCCGACGCCGATCTGCCGACGCGCCTGGGCACGATCTTCGAGGGTATTTCGACGCTGATTCGCCAACATGCGCCCGACCACTCCGCGATCGAGAAGGTGTTCGTCAACGTCAATCCGCAGTCGACGCTGCTGCTCGGCCAGGCGCGCGGCGCGGCGATTTGCGGACTGGTGTCGGGCGGCGTGCCCGTTGCCGAATACACGGCGCTGCAACTGAAACAGGCCGTGGTCGGCTACGGACGCGCGACCAAGGAGCAGATGCAACAGATGGTCGTGCGGCTGTTATGCCTGTCGGGCATTCCGTCCACGGATGCCGCCGACGCACTCGGCATGGCGATTTGCCATGCGCATGGCGGCGGCACATTGAGCACACTGGGTGGTATTGCACCGGGACTCGCGAAAAAGGGCTTGCGAGTGCGTCGCGGGCGGTTGGTAGGTTAG
- a CDS encoding LysE family translocator: protein MLSLTTFALFSGACVALTATPGPDMLLIASRSVSQGRTAGFASLAGILVGTYCHALAAAFGLSQLFLAAPMAYDIVRFSGAACLLYLAWKTFRSQGTVLAPNASMRRFPIDRIFRQGLFTNLLNPKVALFVLALFPQFVKPQAGSVVVQIMLLATVLNVIGFVVNGSVILLASRLSVKLTGGERPPRWPQYLLGSVFAGLACRLALAGQR from the coding sequence ATGCTCAGTCTCACCACCTTCGCGCTGTTTTCAGGCGCTTGTGTTGCGCTCACCGCCACACCCGGCCCGGATATGTTGCTGATTGCCTCCCGCAGCGTGAGCCAAGGCAGGACGGCGGGTTTCGCGTCGCTTGCCGGGATTCTGGTTGGTACGTATTGTCACGCTCTTGCAGCGGCGTTCGGCCTGTCACAGCTCTTTCTCGCCGCCCCGATGGCCTACGACATCGTGCGCTTCAGCGGCGCTGCCTGCCTGCTCTATCTCGCTTGGAAGACGTTCCGCTCGCAGGGCACGGTGCTGGCGCCGAACGCGTCGATGCGGCGCTTTCCCATTGACCGGATTTTCAGGCAAGGGTTGTTCACGAACCTGCTCAATCCGAAGGTAGCGCTGTTCGTGCTCGCACTGTTTCCGCAGTTTGTGAAACCGCAGGCAGGGTCGGTTGTCGTGCAGATCATGCTGCTTGCGACCGTGCTCAACGTGATCGGCTTCGTGGTGAATGGCAGCGTGATTTTGCTTGCCAGCAGGCTGAGCGTGAAACTGACTGGCGGCGAACGCCCGCCGCGCTGGCCGCAATATTTGCTCGGCTCGGTGTTCGCCGGCCTGGCGTGTCGGCTGGCACTGGCGGGACAACGCTGA
- the ruvA gene encoding Holliday junction branch migration protein RuvA: MIGRIAGVLLEKNPPHLLIDCNGVGYEVDVPMSTFYNLPGTGEKVVLLTQMIVREDAHLLYGFLTPQERSTFRELLKITGIGARMALAVLSGMSVQELSQTVTMQDAARLTRVPGIGKKTAERLLLELKGKLGADLGAMAGAASQSDHASDILNALLALGYSEKEGLAAIKNVPAGTGVSEGIKLALKALSKA, translated from the coding sequence ATGATCGGTCGCATCGCCGGCGTCCTGCTGGAAAAGAACCCGCCTCACCTGCTGATCGACTGCAACGGCGTCGGCTACGAAGTCGACGTACCGATGAGCACGTTCTACAACCTGCCTGGAACGGGCGAAAAGGTCGTGCTGCTCACGCAGATGATCGTGCGCGAAGACGCGCATCTGCTGTATGGCTTTCTCACGCCGCAAGAGCGTTCGACGTTTCGCGAGTTGTTAAAGATCACGGGTATCGGCGCGCGCATGGCGCTGGCCGTACTGTCTGGTATGAGCGTTCAGGAGCTGTCGCAGACGGTCACGATGCAGGATGCCGCGCGTCTCACGCGTGTTCCGGGCATCGGCAAAAAGACGGCGGAACGGCTCCTGCTCGAACTGAAGGGCAAGCTCGGTGCCGACCTCGGTGCAATGGCGGGTGCCGCGTCGCAGTCCGATCATGCTTCCGACATCCTGAATGCATTGCTGGCATTGGGTTACTCCGAAAAAGAAGGGCTGGCGGCCATCAAGAACGTGCCGGCGGGCACAGGCGTTTCCGAGGGCATCAAGCTCGCGTTGAAGGCGCTGTCGAAGGCCTGA
- the ruvB gene encoding Holliday junction branch migration DNA helicase RuvB, whose product MIEHDKLAAERIIAATPVSPNEEAFERALRPRQLDEYVGQEKVRGQLEIFIEAAKRRSESLDHVLLFGPPGLGKTTLAHIIAREMGVNLRQTSGPVLERAGDLAALLTNLEANDVLFIDEIHRLSPVVEEILYPALEDYQIDIMIGEGPAARSVKLDLQPFTLVGATTRAGMLTNPLRDRFGIVARLEFYNAEELARIVSRSASLLGAQIHPEGALEIAKRSRGTPRIANRLLRRVRDYAEVKADGNITAKVADAALKMLDVDPVGFDLMDRKLLEAILHKFDGGPVGVDNLAAAIGEERDTIEDVLEPYLIQQGFLQRTPRGRVATLLTYRHFGLAAPDSASPVRNLWDAEPS is encoded by the coding sequence ATGATCGAACACGACAAACTCGCCGCCGAACGCATCATCGCCGCCACGCCCGTGTCGCCGAACGAGGAAGCGTTCGAGCGCGCGTTGCGCCCCCGTCAGCTGGACGAATACGTCGGCCAGGAAAAGGTGCGCGGCCAGCTGGAAATTTTCATCGAGGCTGCCAAGCGCCGCTCGGAATCGCTGGATCACGTGCTGCTGTTCGGTCCGCCTGGCCTCGGCAAGACCACGCTCGCGCATATCATCGCGCGCGAAATGGGCGTGAATCTGCGGCAGACTTCCGGTCCCGTGCTGGAGCGCGCGGGCGATCTCGCGGCGCTTCTGACCAACCTCGAAGCCAATGACGTTCTCTTCATCGACGAGATTCACCGGCTGTCGCCCGTCGTCGAGGAAATCCTGTATCCGGCGCTCGAGGATTATCAGATCGATATCATGATCGGCGAAGGCCCCGCGGCGCGCAGTGTGAAGCTCGATCTGCAACCGTTCACGCTGGTCGGCGCCACGACGCGCGCGGGCATGCTGACCAATCCGTTGCGCGACCGCTTTGGTATTGTCGCGCGATTGGAGTTTTATAACGCAGAAGAGCTGGCACGCATCGTGAGCCGTTCCGCATCGCTGCTCGGCGCGCAGATCCACCCGGAAGGTGCACTGGAAATCGCGAAGCGCTCGCGCGGCACGCCGCGTATCGCGAACCGTCTGCTGCGGCGCGTGCGCGATTACGCGGAAGTGAAGGCGGACGGCAATATCACCGCGAAGGTCGCGGATGCAGCGCTGAAAATGCTCGACGTCGATCCGGTCGGTTTTGATCTGATGGACCGCAAGCTTCTCGAAGCGATCTTGCACAAGTTCGATGGCGGTCCCGTGGGCGTCGACAATCTCGCGGCGGCAATTGGCGAAGAGCGCGACACAATCGAAGACGTGCTCGAGCCGTATCTGATCCAGCAGGGCTTTCTGCAACGCACGCCGCGTGGACGCGTCGCCACGTTGTTGACGTATCGGCACTTCGGGCTTGCCGCACCTGACTCGGCAAGTCCTGTTCGCAATCTGTGGGATGCCGAGCCGAGCTGA
- a CDS encoding histidine phosphatase family protein gives MATQVLFIRHGETDWNRIKRIQGHIDIPLATSGVEQAKRLAERFACEAHEGARLDAVYSSDLMRARQTAQPFADVLGLRLQLREGLRERNYGAFQGHDSDEISLRFPDEYARWQTRDPGFSPPEGESQRVFYHRVLHALEPIVAAHPDGRIACVAHGGVLDCVYRFANGLSLDAPRNYQLLNTSVNVVDFEGGRATVVSWADVVHLGGHAKDDSFKTTPRPER, from the coding sequence ATGGCGACACAAGTTCTCTTCATCCGACACGGTGAAACCGACTGGAACCGCATCAAGCGGATTCAAGGGCACATCGACATTCCGCTCGCCACGAGCGGCGTCGAGCAGGCCAAGCGGCTTGCCGAGCGGTTTGCGTGCGAGGCGCATGAAGGAGCGCGGCTCGACGCGGTCTATTCGAGCGATCTGATGCGCGCGCGGCAAACCGCGCAGCCATTCGCGGATGTGCTCGGGCTGCGGCTCCAACTGCGGGAGGGCCTGCGCGAACGCAATTACGGCGCGTTCCAGGGCCACGACAGCGACGAAATCTCGCTGCGCTTTCCTGACGAGTACGCGCGGTGGCAAACGCGCGATCCAGGCTTCTCACCACCCGAGGGAGAATCGCAGCGCGTGTTTTATCACCGTGTGCTGCACGCGCTCGAGCCAATCGTGGCCGCGCATCCGGATGGGCGCATAGCATGCGTCGCGCACGGCGGTGTGCTGGATTGTGTGTATCGATTCGCGAACGGTTTGTCGCTGGATGCGCCGCGCAATTATCAGCTGCTGAACACGAGCGTGAATGTGGTCGATTTCGAAGGTGGCCGCGCGACGGTTGTGTCGTGGGCCGATGTCGTGCATCTCGGTGGCCATGCCAAAGACGACAGTTTCAAAACGACGCCCAGACCAGAGCGCTGA
- the dtd gene encoding D-aminoacyl-tRNA deacylase, which translates to MIALIQRVRRAEVRVGDRVTGAIDAGLLALVCAERGDTDAVADKLLAKVLGYRVFSDAAGKMNLPVQNIDGAGRAGGLLLVSQFTLAADTNSGLRPSFTPAAPPDEGKRLFDYFVAAARAKHAIVETGEFGAEMQVSLVNDGPVTFWLQTRA; encoded by the coding sequence ATGATCGCGCTGATTCAACGTGTGCGGCGCGCCGAAGTGCGCGTCGGCGATCGCGTGACGGGCGCAATCGACGCGGGCCTGCTCGCGCTAGTCTGCGCCGAGCGCGGCGACACCGATGCAGTCGCCGACAAGCTGCTCGCCAAGGTGCTGGGCTACCGCGTGTTCAGCGACGCCGCGGGCAAGATGAACCTGCCCGTGCAGAATATCGACGGCGCGGGGCGCGCGGGCGGCCTGCTGCTCGTTTCGCAGTTCACGCTGGCAGCCGACACGAACAGCGGCCTGCGCCCGAGCTTTACGCCCGCCGCGCCGCCAGACGAGGGCAAGCGGTTGTTCGATTACTTCGTGGCGGCTGCGCGCGCGAAGCATGCCATCGTCGAAACGGGCGAGTTCGGAGCGGAGATGCAAGTTTCGCTCGTCAACGACGGCCCTGTCACTTTCTGGCTGCAGACGCGCGCATAA